AATAAGGGGAACACTTCCAATATAAACAAAGCATTGAATTCTCCCTCACTTGATTGTCATATATGATTGCTATGTACATGTAAACACAATTTTCCACTAACAGATGAACAAGGAGGCAGTGGCAGAGTTAGTAATATATTAGGCATCTACAATTAAACACGTACTTCTCATCAGGTTGATTGATTGTAAACCATTATTTTGGGGAAAAAAATTATAAGGATTGTCAAGGAAAATAATGTTTGATAGGTTGCAAACCTTAGTGACCTTTCTAATACAACCAGggaaaaaagaataataaaaaaaggTTAGTAATATATTAGGCATCTACAATTAAACACGTACTTCTCCTCAGGTTAATTGATTGTAAACCATTATTTTGGGGAAAAAAATTATAAGGATTGTCAAGGAAAATAATGCTTGATAGGTTGCAAACCTTAGTGACCTTTCAAATACAACAAGggaaaaaagaataataaaaaaaggCACTTGAGaacgaaaaataaaataaaaaagtgtcGGTGAAAAGCCTTCTAGAGTCTCTCAGTGTAAAGGCAACACTCTCATGACATCAACCTAATCTTGATTATGTTTGATATAGAGGAATGAAAGGCTTTTTGGGGTCTTAATGTAAGGGTAACACTCTCATGACAAACACTAAGTCAAGGTTATTTTTGATATATAGGAATCAAAAGATATAGGTCATTACGTATTGTGAGAGAAAacagaagaaaagagaaaagtgGAAAAACATTTTGGGACAGTCCACTAAATATTTTGCTACCAGCGTGAAGAGCATAAGGGAAGAGAAAGCATTTTAAAAGAAATGAGAGAATTAAATACTACTTGCACACCAAGCTTTACAGAAACAGTTTAGGggtaaaatatataatttcaaaataaactaGTTCTCTTTACTTGTCATCTACCAAACAACTATAAAGGAAAGACGTCATCCTTTCCATCTCTTATACTATTTTCTTCCCTCTCTGCTAGGCATACACTATATTTGGTTGAGAGGAACGAAAAAAGTATGAGAGATAGAAAATAAAGGTGAtaggaaagaaaatatattctCTTATGTTGTTTGGTTGAGAGGaaagaaaatagaaataaaagtaaaattacaATTTAACaattttatatgaattattttggaTTAGAAACAAGGGTAAATGGGTAGTTTTCATTTAGATGTATATTATATACATTTTCACTCCACTTTTCTCTCCGATTTAGGAACGCTATATATTGGTGGGATCACAACGTTTTTTTCCACCCCTCTTCTCTCCCACCATCTTTTCTCCTCAACCAATCaaacattttttcttttttctctccaaacgttctttcctttttcctttttcCTCCTCCTCTACCAAACACAGCCATAGTTTTAGTAGGACCTTTTAAGCTACAAAAATTATTTGTGCATCTCTCAAtttggagagaaagagagagagaagaaaaactCTATCAAGACCTACACATTTGATAAGAAATGATCAAATAGGCTAAAACAGAACAATCAACCAACAATCAAATCAAAAAAATATTGTCATGCTATGCCACAAAAACCTTTAGTTGCTTTCCCAACCACAAATGTTACTTGACACTCACAGATCATTTGGTTTGCCGTTTTCCACGGATCTTTTCTTTTGCTTCCTTCTACATTCTAAGAATAATACGATTTGGCATATAATGAAGACAAGTTTTGGACAATTATTCATGCATAGACCACCATCAAGGCATCAACACAAAAGTTAAATGAAATTAGAACCCACCAACAAATGCAGATGGTTGTAATTTGTATTCAGTTCACAGAAGCAGTCTCCATTTGACCAGGCTCACCTGCTTGCAAGAGGTGAATACCTCCCCAAGTCATCGGATTCCATGTGATTAGTTGCAACACCAACAGTGCCACTTTGATGACGATCCAGTAGATCCCATTCTGCAGTTGTCTGAGCATCAGAGTTAGAGAGCAGCTCTTTTCCAGTTCCAGGTGTGTAATTCAGCTGAGGAACTAATTCAAGCCCACTCATGTTCtggtaaaaaaaaataataaacaacttACAAAAAAATACAGTGACAAGCTAAcaagagaaaaataaaataaaatgtaacCGTACTGAAGGTGCCAACGCTGCACTTATGGAGTGAGACGGCGAAGGTGGGGCAATATTTGAGTTGTTGACATCTGACCGCCAAGGGGTCAATTGATATTGAGATTCCTTTAGCTTTGACTGTCAACAATGTAAGAATTAACCATGAcaattaatttagaaaataaCTAAAACATGCTCCAAAGATCCTAGTTAACCTCGAGAATTTAGAAATCTAAGAATGCCATTAAAAAATGTATTTACAATGCATACCTCAGTAAGGTAAAGCTTCTCCTGCAAATGTTTAAACAGAACCTGCAAAAAAGCAGATGACACCAATATAAATGCAACTGGTTTGGAACtttagaaagaagaaaacaactACTCTCACAAGATCACATGCCCTTTTAAAATAATAACAAAGAGCGAAATTTGCGGCAAAAATCATTAAGTAGTCTGAAAAGTTGCACTTAAGTCACCAAGTAATTTTTTTGGCGGCAATAGTCGATAAGTAGGCTGAAAGGTTGCCCATACACCATTAAATAGATTTTTTGGTGGCAAACATTAGTAAGTAATTTGAAATATTACACTTAAGTTACGAAGTAGTTTTTTAGTTGCAAAAGTCATATTTTATACTAATTTTATCTCAATTTTGATTAAtttataaaaacataaaatatataattctaacattgaaaaattattagaaatttattttacaaataaaaaaaatcaaaagttataacacaaaaaaatatttaattttaaataaactaagttttaattcaatttaagttgtattattttttaaattttaatttaaataatattgaataataattttatattagaatttttaaaatcattttttattCTTAAAAGAGATTCCATTTATTATATTGATgctatgaatatatatttttagacatatattgattaattaaaattaagataaaatttGTGTAAAATGTGACATTTGCAACAAAAACAACTACTTAGTGACTTAAGTACAACATTTTAAACTACTTACTGATTTTTGTCGCCAAAAAAACTACTTAATGACTTAAATGCAATCTTTCAGACAACTTCCTAACTTTGGCCACCAAAAAAACTACTTAGTGATTTAAGTGCAATCTTTTGAACTACTTAATGATTTTTGCCGCAAATTTTCCTAAAAAAGATGATAAATCTGCCTTCTACATGCTTGAGATTCAAAATCTAGGTCAGCGTAACTTCCACATGGCTACCGCAACATTCTGTGGCTCACACCCCAATGAACAAAGTGGataaaataagaagaaaacaaaaatacATACACAGTTTGATAGGTGAAGATTTTTATCTAAATTAATGTTTGACAATTGGTATGACCAATATTCATTGACTTAGTCACCCCTGGTCTTCTACACCCAGAAAACTACATATTTAAATAGTAATTAGTAAGCAAATGGTTGAAGTTAAAACTGAACTTTTAAAGCCATCTTCCTACACTTCTTTGTCTTAAACATGGAGGAAATAAGGTGATTTCAGTGATCTTCAATAACAAGATTTCTCTATATGCGTAGCATGATAAGATTGAATTATGGTATTCAATTCATCCAAGatataatgctaaaaaatttgaTGGATAACATTTTGATATACTCCAGATCAACTCATGCTAATGAAAACTACTTATGGCTAACCTTGACATTGCTGACAATTGATTGGGCATCAGGAACAGGCGGCTGCAGAGAATACTCTGCAAGAAGAGGCAACAATGATGAAACAAATGTCGATCTTTCTTGTTGTGCATCCTGACAAAATGGAAGAAAAATAGTCATTCAACAACTAAGCTCTGAAATTAATAAAGAAAAAAGAACTTACTTCCCTATGAACCACGCGCACACACAAAACAAATGTACAAAATTTATGAAAATTATAAGCcaggataaaaaaaaaaacctgtaATGCATATGTAAGACGTATGTTTTCTTCAATAATATCCTGTCTGTATGAAAGAGCTTTAGAAGCAGCATCAACAAGGTCCTGTTGCTGCTGATCAAAGGCCTAACGCAGGGTGATAAAACTCATTAAAAGACAGAGGAAAGATAAAGGACAGGGCTATTAACCGAGAaccaaagcaaaaaaaaaaaaagaaaaggcaattaaaaaaaacaaaaaagctGATAAGAACCAAAATAGAAAAGGCATTGAATTCCAATGTGAAAATATTCATGTTCTCACTACCAGGCGCATATAAGCAATTCTCTTTTCCAAAACATGCTTTTCGTTGCGTATCTGTGCCTCCTATCATAAAGTTAGTCAAGGGTCAATCATACCGTATGTAAGAAACAATCAGAAACTGccatctaaaataaaattaaagatagGAATACAAGGAATAGAGGACAGGATGAAGTAGATCAGAAACAAAATAGCCACTTAGATATATACAGTTCAGCTTTACCTTTATCGAATAATCAGCAAGGTGTTTCCGCAATTGCATAATCTCTTCTTCGTGCTCTCTAATCTTAGGAGTAAGATCCTGTAGAAACCAAGCGTGTGCTccataaacaaaaatattgtacAAAAACACTTCCTATAACTACATGACAATACCTGCTTCCAGAGGCTAGTAGAATTATTTATTTCAGTCATCGGCATCAAACCTTGTCCAGACAAATTGAAACGGGAATCATAATCTCCTTCCATTTGGAACCTGAGATAAATACACTAAATTTTCTCAAGTGTTCAACTTTTTTACTACAATGTAAAAAAGACCATTATTGGCATTAGAAGTCGTATACCTTCCTGGGGAAAACGATGTCGTAGATGAAGCAGAGAATCCAGCATTATCCACAGGTGGGTGACCACCAGGATGTAATTTAACTGTCCCGTTGATCTTACTGGTGTCAGAGTGGGGTTCTGCGTGACTTTGTGTAGTAACATCATTATTTGGCTTCACATCATGATGAACAACCAATGTGCCAGGTAGGCTAACAGCAGAAGTGTTGTTCATGCTCTTATCCCTGTCTTGTTGACTTTTAACAAAGGGAGCTGACGGGGGAGATTCATAAGATCCATGGCCATGCGCAGCACCGGAATGAGACCTTAGGGACCCTGATTCATCTAGTTTCTGCCAAAAACCGTAGAGTCAGTCACCATATGTAAATGACACAGAAGATACTACTGAATACCGAAAACCCATAcataagagaagaagaagaatgacatTAGCTGACCACATAATCTCTCATTTTTATTATCAGctcttataaaataaaaaatctaataaTAGTTAAAGCAAATTAGTTGTACTGAGCAAAACCAATGAAACTTAAAACGATAGAAGCATTCAAAATTTTCCCATTCCAGATGCATGCAAAGTTACTCGCAGTTCTTTTCAGTCAATAGCTGcccaaataaaaatatataaatatatatatgtatgtacatAAATAATCAAACATTGTGCTTAAGATAGTTTGGGCTAAATCCTGAACCGAAAACTCACATATTTCTGGAGGAGGAGACTCTTATGTTGGAGCTCTGCCCTTAATCGGTTATTCTCATCGACCTGTTGCTTGATGGTGGCTTCGGCAGCTTCAACGGCTTTCATGACCTGAAACAAACTACTGTCATTGGGATTATTGGCGTTATCATCGGACGAAGGATCGCCAATAGAGGAGCCCATccctaaccctaaccctaacTTCAAACCCGAGAATTTCTCGGCCAGTTTCCCGTCGTATCCATTATCCATGGCTGGACTTCGGATTTTGGCCTTTATATAATCCTcaatttttagggctttttcACGAAATTGGAAGAAGCAAAGCCCTTCTTCTTCGATCATATAAGTGGGACAATCGTCATGATCTCTACTACTACGACTGCTACTTACTAATTCTTCCGCTTCTATTCGGAACTGGAAAATGAATATAATACGAAAGAAAGAAAGGGGATTATTATCGCTATTCAATCATGTCTGCGTGCGTGTATGTTACTTTGTTTGttgtaatatatttattttattttttataaagaataaaaataaaaaaaattgtgtgaaTGAAAAGCGTACATACAAAATATACAATAATAGATTGTACTGTACGGTACACTATCCGATGGTGTTATAAACATGACAATTTATCTCTACCCATTTATCTATGTATTCTcaagaaaaacaataaattggCAATGATGAGTGATGATTCTGAATGTATCATCATATATTCCTTATGTCACACACAACCATATTAAATTATTCGTCCCAATTCATCAACAACCCCACCTCCCCACCGCCATTGCTCAAACCTTGCCTGGACTCTACGCAATTTCTTCAATCGTTGCAATTATTTTTCAATCTTACACCATATAATTCAATGGTTGAAAACACACAAGTAATTCAAATGGATTTTTCATATTGGATTTGGAAGTTATAATAACAAATGTTGAGGTGTTCTATCAGTTTAGATTTTTAAATATATGGGACTATAATATTCAGACTTGTTTCACTTGGGATTGTAAAAATGAAAATATCAAAGAATAAAGACATGGTGAAGAGAAAATTGATGGACAAGTAAAAGATAACTCTTTACTTGATGGGGAAATGCTCCCCTCCTCATAGGAGGTTTAGTTGGCTATGAGTGTGTATTTTATACACTCAtttacattattttatttttgtattgacttgttttcttaagttttttttgtttaaatttgatgagttttctTCAAGTATGTAAGAATAGATTAAATGGATGTTTTATGCATCATTTTAGATTTTCAAGACAGTGAATGATACGTTATGTCGCTTTCTGTGGAGTGTCAGATCACTAAACGATGAAGATATGAAGTTGGTAATAGTGTCAGGCAATGTGTCGCCTAGTATATGGCGATATGTCGCCTATCTCAGGCAATGCATCACCTGATGTCCCGTGATGCGTCGCCTATTGCAACACAAAAATAGGAAAAATTGTGTTTTCATACGTttttacccaaattcaaattaaaGTCAGCCAATGATGTTTCTAGAGGTTAGGTGAAAGCATAAACCAGGAGGTAGAGAAAAATAACATTGCTGAATAAAATGAAAAGATTGTTTTTCCCTTCTTAATAATGCATACATAGCCTTAATACACAACATTTATAATATTGACATCTGAAAGAATAAAATAACAACGTATCCTATATAATAGGAAACTAACTAACAAACTCTGAATAAATCTAATTTTGAATATGTCAATACTCCCCCTCAAGCTAGATAGTACAGATTGTACAGTCCAAGCTTGTTTATCATTTTCTCAAACATTGGCTTAAACAAAGCCTTTGTGAGTATGTCAGCAGTTTGTTGAGTAGTTGGCACATAGATCACACATAGTGTTCCATCGTCAATTTTTTCTTTGATGAAGTGTCGGTCCACTTCAACGTGTTTAGTTTGGTCATGATAAACTAGGTTATGAGCAAACGAGATTGTTACCTTGTTGTCAAAGTAGACTTTCAGGGGCACATTGACCTCAATTTGTAATTTGTTTAGGAGCATTTTTAACCAAATAACCTCAAAAATTTCAAGGGTTGTGGATCTGAGCTCAACTTCAGTGCTACTTCTGGAAACTATAGTTAACTTCTTACTTCTCCAAGTCGCAAGAATGCCCCAAACATATGAACAATATCCTGATGTAGATCGACGATCAGTCATTGAACCAGCATAATATGTATCTATGTAGACTTCAACATCTCTTAATGCATTCTTCTTAAACATTATACCTTTTCCTGGAGTCCCCTTTAAGTACTTTGAAATCTGGTTGACAACATCAAGATGATTCTTTGAAGGAGTATGCATGAATTGACTGATACAACTTACTGCAAAAGCAATATTCGACAGTCTTTGATAGTGCCCCTTGTCAACTGGTTGATCATCTTCTTTGTTGTCAAGTTTAACATTAGCATTCACAGGTGTATCAATTGGCTTACAACTCGTCATATCAGTGTCTTTGAGTAGATCTACCACATACTTTCTTTGTGAAATTGAAATTCCATTCTTGTTTCTGGCTATTTCTATTTTCAAGAAATATCGTAGGTTCCCTAAATACTTCATTTCAAAGTCACGAGCTAGCTtactttttgtaacgccctgcgtagccaaggtcgttacactgtgtgtttataaaggtacaagacttgctaatcaagtcgtttagttgaaaacgtgtcactaaccattaatgaactagggttaaaaggttttggtcacaaaagatacatttcatttaaataaacgttttatacatgggatcccaaaagtaatagaATTTAAAGGACGATTTACAAAATTTCTGGATATATATAACCACTGGTcgctctaagggcaaaacaaccATTTAAAGTTCTCTTGTTCATGtccatccctcgaccgtggcgaccgagcaggtgactatgtacattctgcctctagagctctccagatcaaggctgatcaagcttgcccttgcctttacctgcaccacgtagcacctgtgagccaaggcccagcaagaaaaccttaAAATCACAGCATGATGAATGACAATAACCAGATAACTTATAAAACATAACCATATACTCAGTCATACATAGCATTCACATAGTCAGACATTCGGCATACCAAACTCATCGAATCAACATTAACAACCAAGTCATATaacaatcagggtcgacgcccttaggttgtACCCTCTGttaaccccactgactccggttcgcttaaaccgagcttagtgaatattaagctgtcctcagctaccagtggctgagtcgcacCCTGTGTGCCAATATTAACTCCGACACTCTTATGCTGTTTGTGTTTATATTCACATGgtgtaataccatcatacaataatgcatacatgtatagggaacccttagtcccatcataaactcacaaccgggtgcagttttcttacctttaattctaagtgttctgattacgagaaatgacccttgagcatgatctctttttctgagccctagcgtacacctagtcacaaccaagataagggattccatcaataataattaaataaaggttTGCGGTCTAGGTTCTAGCCTtcagaacatcgaattccaccaaacacaatagtggaatcgatcccgagcaccctaggttaggtcccCGCACCTAAAACCTTCTCAAAGCCAAGAATGCCCTTAAGAGCCGTGACCCTAAGCCCtctatgtcgcggcccgcctccatccagaggcccagcctcaccaAACAGCAGACATGGACCGCGGCCCAGCACTCCCCATGTCGTGGtccgcccttcttcttcagctcccacctattctagagggccgcgacacaccaagaacagagtcgtggcccgaccccttcgaacccaaaaaaatcaCTATTTTTAGCAGCCAAACCTCACTCAATTCAACCTAataacacaatttaactatcacaaACATCCTAACATGCACTCAACAGTATAATCCAACAAGAACCTAGCTTAAACACTCACTAAAATcacacttcaatccttgaaacccaaaagctcataaACCTCCTAAACAGCCAGCAATTCATAGAATTCAAATACCAAAAATCATAATTAGAGACTTACCTTTACTAAAGAACAAATCCACCAAGTAATTgttgagctaattcccaagtccttagcctcaattcaatcttcaatatcaagaacccaagaacacttaaaacccagccaaaactacagaatttagacaactaaaatcacaattaaatgcTTACTTAAATTCCTGTCTGAACTTCCAAATTACTACTGAAATATTCCCCAAGATTTcagctcaaatccttgagtttctagCTGAATCTTCCTTTAGTTTCAatggtttccttgagagagagagtttgagaaaataggagtgagctgagagaaaagggaagggtcggtttaggtgtttctactattttccttagttttgttttatccacccttagttaattaagttattcccaaggctcggggtaccaaaaacgtccccgatggcaaaatggtaaatttcctcaatattccctcctagactttctaacttcaaatatatttccaattatttattttcataacccgataacccaaacaaataaatatctaatacccaaagtacccccttgactcaccccgagttaagtatcgggtcccgttgtgactttcccgctaactggctccctatgATCGCCTCAAGCTGTATGCTGCAattatatatccacataataatgtggtttactcaattataacatataatcacatttatgccatcaacaggccaaaattacaaatatgccccttaaagctaatcagggcctacatgcatattaatactcttagacatgcatttcatatatccatataattatataagcatgcttatcacagaatcatgcattaaatcatttaaatcacatataaaccaattatgccctcccggcacactaatcaaggcccttaagccttattagtgaattttgggtcgttacacttttgATTTCAACTACATCATTGTCAGTAAAAATTATGTCATCTACATACACAATCAGAATTGTTATCTACTTACCAAGTAGTTTGTATAACAAAGTATGATTAGCCTGAGCTTGTTTATAGCAGTGTTGCTAATGAATTTGGTAAAGCGATCAAACCATGCACACAAGCAATTGCATACCAAGTGTATTtcgttagttaattaattaattaattcacaattaatcaattgctcataattatcacataattatttctttgcattggaaattaattcatttgcaatttagtcattttctctattaatcttccttgtgacatccttacccttgacagtgtaggacaaatgCGACCTGGGgaacatggacctataatatgaaactccaataaaccatattattaattaaactctttaattaaataattttatttattaattccatgattactctactataaatatagaattgcactctaagtatttatagaattatatttacaaagttttctcttgtagtccattgatataatcaataaatgtagttttgtcctccatttattggttcgttaattagagttggtcgaAGTTAccatttttgtaacgccctaccaatAAATGATTATTACACCGTATGTTTAAAATAGTtcttaactcgttaagcaagtcatttggactctaaagtataattaaaattaaacgatGGTTTaagtactaaaaattttggttaaacatataaacttttattgaaactttaaatatttacataggatcccaaaatggGTTTTAAACGAAAAGTAAGTACAATCAAAGTTACAAACGTAgtcggcctaagcagcaaaaccaAACTAATGTTCTATGTTCCTCAAAATAACTTGATCGTGGTGGCCAAGGATGCTGAAAATGTACACGTCGCTCCAaagccctctaactcatggttggtctaacTTTAGCtggcccttacttgcaccatagagcacccatgagccgaggcccagcaagaaaactcctacaaggcataataataatccaattattcATAAGCAATAAACACGTGCTTCACGAACACAAAATACATTTATTCCAACCGTATAAATCATAAACACGTTTCACAGATCACATGTATATTCATTCCAATCACATGAATCATTTATAAGGCCCAGGAAAAATAGTCTTGCCCAACGGGCATGTGGGGCAAGTGGGGACTGCACCCTCAAATTGGACTCGCCTTCACGGCTTGCGTTACACACGCTTGCTGACTGGGCCCACGTTCAACACGATAGCCGAATATAGATCGTACCGCCCATCCACAGATAAATCAATGATAATATATGTACgtcctaattttccacgggctattagcgagctgagatatggcataattatatcagccacatggataCCACGTGGtcggagctgctgttgtcaggtcctacctctttagctcgaggtagccaaaagtTTATCAAAATTATTTAAGGGCCGAATCAGAGATATGAGGACTGCGGGTCGAGAAGGCATCCAGtccgaggcacgagctggagttggaagctgtgacccattgtaaagtcaacca
The genomic region above belongs to Humulus lupulus chromosome 1, drHumLupu1.1, whole genome shotgun sequence and contains:
- the LOC133799479 gene encoding uncharacterized protein LOC133799479 isoform X1, whose product is MIEEEGLCFFQFREKALKIEDYIKAKIRSPAMDNGYDGKLAEKFSGLKLGLGLGMGSSIGDPSSDDNANNPNDSSLFQVMKAVEAAEATIKQQVDENNRLRAELQHKSLLLQKYKLDESGSLRSHSGAAHGHGSYESPPSAPFVKSQQDRDKSMNNTSAVSLPGTLVVHHDVKPNNDVTTQSHAEPHSDTSKINGTVKLHPGGHPPVDNAGFSASSTTSFSPGRFQMEGDYDSRFNLSGQGLMPMTEINNSTSLWKQDLTPKIREHEEEIMQLRKHLADYSIKEAQIRNEKHVLEKRIAYMRLAFDQQQQDLVDAASKALSYRQDIIEENIRLTYALQDAQQERSTFVSSLLPLLAEYSLQPPVPDAQSIVSNVKVLFKHLQEKLYLTESKLKESQYQLTPWRSDVNNSNIAPPSPSHSISAALAPSNMSGLELVPQLNYTPGTGKELLSNSDAQTTAEWDLLDRHQSGTVGVATNHMESDDLGRYSPLASRTSLAQDIPTQITLSHGDAHVAQYTEDSANKQVTFRDPVSHGEMDERGAEGNQNERESSANWTSGNSPYTTTLEDPSSSYPYLPPVLEEPSSSFSEAADDDPLPAIDALQISGEAYPGHELQACGYSIHGTTSCNFEWVRHLEDGSVNYIEGAKQPNYLVTADDVDTYLAIEVQPLDNRKRKGELVKVFANGKEKITCDSDMQNHIEKTLHNGQASYKVLYSSGYLDIWEPATLAIKRDAYSIKSSSANGVVLTEKFSPSTIVAIPYGSLTEFNITGLGGVEHLLKIDNSADISCSRDTIVLALRLFIRRQASERRKGKGKKRGLFFNK
- the LOC133799479 gene encoding uncharacterized protein LOC133799479 isoform X3 — encoded protein: MIEEEGLCFFQFREKALKIEDYIKAKIRSPAMDNGYDGKLAEKFSGLKLGLGLGMGSSIGDPSSDDNANNPNDSSLFQVMKAVEAAEATIKQQVDENNRLRAELQHKSLLLQKYKLDESGSLRSHSGAAHGHGSYESPPSAPFVKSQQDRDKSMNNTSAVSLPGTLVVHHDVKPNNDVTTQSHAEPHSDTSKINGTVKLHPGGHPPVDNAGFSASSTTSFSPGRFQMEGDYDSRFNLSGQGLMPMTEINNSTSLWKQDLTPKIREHEEEIMQLRKHLADYSIKEAQIRNEKHVLEKRIAYMRLAFDQQQQDLVDAASKALSYRQDIIEENIRLTYALQDAQQERSTFVSSLLPLLAEYSLQPPVPDAQSIVSNVKVLFKHLQEKLYLTESKLKESQYQLTPWRSDVNNSNIAPPSPSHSISAALAPSNMSGLELVPQLNYTPGTGKELLSNSDAQTTAEWDLLDRHQSGTVGVATNHMESDDLGRYSPLASRTSLAQDIPTQITLSHGDAHVAQYTEDSANKQVTFRDPVSHGEMDERGAEGNQNERESSANWTSGNSPYTTTLEDPSSSYPYLPPVLEEPSSSFSEDDDPLPAIDALQISGEAYPGHELQACGYSIHGTTSCNFEWVRHLEDGSVNYIEGAKQPNYLVTADDVDTYLAIEVQPLDNRKRKGELVKVFANGKEKITCDSDMQNHIEKTLHNGQASYKVLYSSGYLDIWEPATLAIKRDAYSIKSSSANGVVLTEKFSPSTIVAIPYGSLTEFNITGLGGVEHLLKIDNSADISCSRDTIVLALRLFIRRQASERRKGKGKKRGLFFNK
- the LOC133799479 gene encoding uncharacterized protein LOC133799479 isoform X2; this encodes MIEEEGLCFFQFREKALKIEDYIKAKIRSPAMDNGYDGKLAEKFSGLKLGLGLGMGSSIGDPSSDDNANNPNDSSLFQVMKAVEAAEATIKQQVDENNRLRAELQHKSLLLQKYKLDESGSLRSHSGAAHGHGSYESPPSAPFVKSQQDRDKSMNNTSAVSLPGTLVVHHDVKPNNDVTTQSHAEPHSDTSKINGTVKLHPGGHPPVDNAGFSASSTTSFSPGRFQMEGDYDSRFNLSGQGLMPMTEINNSTSLWKQDLTPKIREHEEEIMQLRKHLADYSIKEAQIRNEKHVLEKRIAYMRLAFDQQQQDLVDAASKALSYRQDIIEENIRLTYALQDAQQERSTFVSSLLPLLAEYSLQPPVPDAQSIVSNVKVLFKHLQEKLYLTESKLKESQYQLTPWRSDVNNSNIAPPSPSHSISAALAPSNMSGLELVPQLNYTPGTGKELLSNSDAQTTAEWDLLDRHQSGTVGVATNHMESDDLGRYSPLASRTSLAQDIPTQITLSHGDAHVAQYTEDSANKQVTFRDPVSHGEMDERGAEGNQNERESSANWTSGNSPYTTTLEDPSSSYPYLPPVLEEPSSSFSEAADDDPLPAIDALQISGEAYPGHELQACGYSIHGTTSCNFEWVRHLEDGSVNYIEGAKQPNYLVTADDVDTYLAIEVQPLDNRKRKGELVKVFANGKEKITCDSDMQNHIEKTLHNGQASYKVLYSSGYLDIWEPATLAIKRDAYSIKSSSANGVVLTEKFSPSTIVAIPYGSLTEFNITGLGGVEHLLKIDNSADISCSRDTIVLALRLFIRRASERRKGKGKKRGLFFNK